The Paraburkholderia caffeinilytica genome segment AAAATGGCCAGCAGCTTCGCGGGTTCGGTGTCGCTCGCGTTTTCGCTGACCGTATGATGCGCGCCAGGCTTCTCCGTCCAGGATTCGCCCGCGTGAAAGACGTGCTCCTCGCCATCGTTGATACGACTGCGGATGGCTCCCGACAGGACATAGGCGACCACAAAAGCCTGCCCATGCCGATGCGATGGCGATTTGCCTCCGGGGGCATAGTCGACGACAAGCGCCGTCATCGTTTTGCCCGGAACGTTGGCGATCGCCTCAGTGAACGCGGGCGTAATCGTCTCCCGTGTCGTCTCCCGTGCAGCGGCCGTATCGGCGGCGAACGCGGTTTGGACGAATCCTGCGATGGAAAGACCGGCGAGCGCTACCGTCGCCGTCAGCGTACGAATTTTCATGCGATTACTCCTGGGCGAGTGCCATGACATCGTTGTCCGGTTCCAATGTCGAGGCCGACTTCGATTTCGCGGGGTTGGCCCAGCTCGCGGCCATTGCAGCGAGTTCGGTGCGTGCCCGGTCGAGTGCTTCGATCCGCGCGGCCTGGTCGGAAAACTGCAACGGTTGCGCGTCGACAAAAGACGGTTCCGCGACGCCGAGAAATCCGAAAGCAGCCCTGAGCGCCGGCGTCAGCGCATCCATCGACGCGTAGGGCGAGCCGGCGCGTAAGTCGGCACCGCGACTCGTGATGAAGAGCACCTTCTGCCGCGCAAGCTGGCCTTCTATGCGACCGTCGTCGGTATTCACGTAGGTCAACCCCGTGCGCGTGATGCTGTCGATGAACGCCTTGAACGCGGAAGGCATCGACCAGTTGTACATGGGCATGGCGAAGACCAACGCGTCGGCATCGAGCAGGCGCTTGCACAGTTCATCCGATGAAGCCAACGTCGCTTTCATGGCGGGCGTTCGCTCATGCGGCGGCGTGTAGGTCGCGATGGCGAATGCTTCGTTCACATGCGGCGGCGTATCGACCGCGACGTCGAGGTAATCGACCTCGATATCCAGACCTTCCTCACGCAGGCGCTCCAGAAAATACCGGCTCAACGCCCGCGAGTTGGATCGCTCGCGTTTGGCGCTCGCGTCGACGTGCATGATTTTCATGGCTTCGTTCCTTCAGGGTTATGCGCAAAGGGTTCGCAGGGGCACGGCGGCGGTGTGCTCAGGCCGGCAACTTGCGAAACGCGATCGCGAAGCGGTTCCATGCATTGATGGCGGAGATCAGCAGCGTCAGGTCGACCAGTTCCTCGTCGCTGAAGTGCGGGCGCACGGCTTGCCACACAGCGTCGGGTACGTGCTCGTGCGACACCAGCGTGAGCGCTTCGGTCCATTCGAGCGCCGCGCGTTCACGGTCGGTGAAGAAGGGCGTTTCACGCCATACCACGACGGTGGCCAGGCGCCGCTCGGACTCGCCGCCTTTGCGGGCGTCGGTGGTGTGCATGTCGACGCAGAACGCGCAGCCGTTGATCTGCGAAGCGCGCAGACGGACCAGTTCGGTCAGCGATTTTTCGAGGGCCGATTTGCCGATGCGTTCTTCGACGCCGAGCATCGCCTTGATGGCGGCGGGGTTGGCTTTGTAGAAGTCGAGACGTTGTTCCATGATTCACTCCTTGACGGGTTGGACCCATTCAGTGGGCCGGTGAGTGAAGATTAGACGCTCAACTGGTGTTATCAAATGACCGATTTTGTTTATTTTTAGGTAACCACTTTGCTCGGCCTCCGGACGGTTGAAAATCCGCGGAGGCATTGACCGGCGATTCAAGGGACCACTTGAATCACCAGGCGTAGGTCGCGTTGGCCAGCACGGTTCGCTCGTTGCCGAATACGCAGACCGCGTACGATTGGCAGCCGCTGACGTAGTGACGGTCGAACAGGTTTGCCACGTTCAGCGCGAAACGCCAGTCGCGGGTGCGATAGTGCAGCGCCGCGTCGTACAGCGTATCGCTCGCGATCGTCAGCGAGTTGTCCGGCGCACCCGCCAACGCGCTCTGATAGCGGATCCCCGCGCCGATTCCGAAGCCCGCCAGCGCTCCTGTATGCCATGTCCAGTCGGTCCACAGCGACGCCATCTGGCGCGGGCGCGGAACGTCGACCGGCCAGTTGTTCAGCGACGCGTCGTTCGCTTTCACGTTCTTCACGTCCTGATAGATATACGACGCGATGATCGACAGTTCCCGCGTCACGTTTCCGACCGCGCTGAGTTCGATGCCGCGCGAACGCACCTCGCCCGTCTGCACGAAGGACGTGCCGGTCGGATCGAGATTCGTCGGCGTGGGGGTCACGACGTTCGTCTGATTGATCTGGTAGACGGCCGCGTTCAGCATCAGGTTCTTGCCCGGCGGCTGCCAGCGCAGCCCCGCCTCGATCTGCTTGCCGCGCGTCGGTATGGGCAGGCCGCCGCCGAACATCCTGACGCCGATGACCGGATTGAACGACGTCGAATAGCTGACGTATGGCGACAGTCCATAGTCGCCCTCGTAGGTGAGGCCGATCCGGCCCGAGAACGCGCTGACATCCTGTTTCGTTTGCGTACCGGCCTCGCGGTCGTCTTCGCGCATGTTGACCCAATCCTCGCGGCCACCGAGCGTCAAGGTCCAGCGGTTCCATTTGATCTGGTCCTGCGCGTACAGGCCGAATGTGTTCATCGCCGTGTACAGGTCGGTGTGGCCGAACGATGTCGGACCCGAGAAGATCGCGGTCGTGACCGGCGTGTAGACCGGGTGGTAGAGATCCAGATACGGCGCCTGCGCGAGCCACACGCTGTCGGTTGTGGTCTGCCGGTTGTACTGGAAGCCGAGTAGCAGCGTGTGCTCGAGCGGCCCCGTGCCGAAACGTGCCTCCGCGCTGTTATCGATGTCGAAGCGGCTGTAGTTCAGCTGGAACAAGCCGGCGTCACGCGTGATGTCGGTCGTGCTGCCGGGGGCAAGGCCGACACCGAAGACCGAGGTGTCGTCGAGCGACAGGTGCATCCAGCGCAGATTCTGGCGCAGCGTCCAGATCGAATTCAGCGCGTGAGAAAACTGATAGCCGAGCGAGCCCTGTTTTTTCCGGTAGTTGTTGAACGTCGGGTCCCCCATGTAGATGTCCGGTGACAACGGCCCGTTCGGGTTCGGCAGAACCGTGCCCTGCGCGGGCAGGAAGTTGTATGAAATATCGCTCCGGTCCTGCAGGTAGGTCGCAGTGAGTGTCAGCGACGTGTCGGCGTCCGGCTGCCAGCGGAAGGAGGGCGCCAGCGCGACGCGCTGGTCCGCGTTCGGACCGGTCAGCGCATTGCCGTCGCGTGCGACGCCGACGAAGCGATACGCGTACTTGCCGTCCGCATCGAGCGTGTCGCCGATGTCGACCGTCGTTTCCTTGCGCGCGTAGTTGCCCACCCGCACGCCGATCTCGCGCACGCGCGCGCCGTCGGCCTGCTTCGTCTGCACGTCGACGAGCGCGCCCGGATCGCCGGCTCCGTACAGCACCGATGTCGGCCCACGCAGCACGGTGACGCTGTCGATCATATAAGGATCGACGCGCCAGTTCGCGAGGGTTGTCGTGTTCGGCGCCTGCAATCCGTCAACGAACAACGTGGGCGTAAAACCGCGCAACGCCGCGTACCAGTCGGTACGGCTGTCCGATCCAAACGATGAGAACCCGGGTATGTAGCGCAAAGCCTGGTTGAGGTCGGTCGCGCCGGTCATCTCGATTTGCTGCGCGGTGACAACGTTGACCGTTTGAGGAACCTCGGTGATCGGCGTGTCGGTCTTCGTGCCGGTTGTGGTGCGTTTGCCGACGAGTCCGACTGAGGGCGCGTTCTCCGCGTCTTCCACCGTGATCGCCGGCAGCGTCACGCCGGGCGCCATATCGGCCTCTTCTGCGGTGCCTTTCGCTTGCGTATCGTTCGCTGGGCGCGTCGTCTGCGCGTACGCATGGCCGACAGCCGCTGCGCAAAATATCCCTCTCACGGCGAGCGCGATTGCACTTCGCGCCGTGCCCGTTGACCACACCATCTTGTGTTACTCCATCTTGCCGGCGCCAACAACGCGCCGGCCTCACGTTAAGTTAGCAGCGGCGAGACATCGTCTGTTTCGTGTGGTGCGAGTGCGAGCGCCTCGATGCCCGCGAAATCCAGCGCTTCGACACAAAACCGTATTTCAGCCAGAAATGCCGCGCCTGAAGGGTGAATCCTGATCATGTCTTCGATCCATTGCTCGATGTCGGTCAGGCGTCCGTCCTTCGCAAGAATTGCCAGTTCGCGGCGATCGCTCTCTGGAGGAACGGTAGTGGCCAATCGGTGTTTGCGGCGTGGGCGGAACTGCGCGGAGCCGCTGGAAGAATACGGTACGACGTTCGACGGCGACGCCTGTGCATCGTCAGTCATTGGAATGGCGAGTTCGAAAAAAAATGAGGTGCCACGCTGCGGCGCGCTTGAAAGGCTCAAGTCGCCGCCCATTGTGTTGACAATGCGCTGCGCGATAAAAAGGCCAAGACCCGTGCTGCCGTTCACGGACTGTATCTGGCGAAAAGCCGCAAAGAGTTTCGATTGCTCTTCGATGTCGATACCGATGCCGGTGTCCGCGACTTCAAAACCCATGTGCCAATGATCGTCCTGGCGGCGCGCTCTCACCGTCATCATGACGATGCCGTCGCGGGTGAACTTGGACGCATTGGACAGCAGATTGAGCAGGACCTGTTGCAATCGTCGGCCGTCGATCGTCAGCCGACGAGGCAACGACGTCAGCGCCTGATAGTGGAACTGGTTGTTCAGTTGCGCGCAGAGTGCGATCGCGTAATCGGCAATGTCATCGAGAAGCGCAGGCAGATCGGTGGCGACCGGCACGATATCCAACGGTTGCAGCTCGGCCTTCGCGTACCCGATCAGCTCGTCGATCAGACCGAGTTGATAGTTGACGCTGCGCTCGATTGCATGGATCAGGTTCGCCTCTTTCGAATCCGCCAGATGCAGCAGCAACTTCGCGTAGCTTGAAATCGTTGCAAGCGGCGCACGGAGGTCATGACTGACATAGCCCAGCGTCTCGATCTTTTGCTGGTTTTTCTCTTCGGCATAAAGCAATGCTTCGTTCAGCGCCAATGTGCGCTGCGCGACCTGGTCGCGTAGGCGGTCGCGCTCGGTTCTTTGCCAGTCCGCAAGTTCGACCCTGGCTGCTAT includes the following:
- a CDS encoding cupin domain-containing protein: MKIRTLTATVALAGLSIAGFVQTAFAADTAAARETTRETITPAFTEAIANVPGKTMTALVVDYAPGGKSPSHRHGQAFVVAYVLSGAIRSRINDGEEHVFHAGESWTEKPGAHHTVSENASDTEPAKLLAIFVADTKDKKLVTFDKQ
- a CDS encoding carboxymuconolactone decarboxylase family protein; this translates as MEQRLDFYKANPAAIKAMLGVEERIGKSALEKSLTELVRLRASQINGCAFCVDMHTTDARKGGESERRLATVVVWRETPFFTDRERAALEWTEALTLVSHEHVPDAVWQAVRPHFSDEELVDLTLLISAINAWNRFAIAFRKLPA
- a CDS encoding FMN-dependent NADH-azoreductase, producing the protein MKIMHVDASAKRERSNSRALSRYFLERLREEGLDIEVDYLDVAVDTPPHVNEAFAIATYTPPHERTPAMKATLASSDELCKRLLDADALVFAMPMYNWSMPSAFKAFIDSITRTGLTYVNTDDGRIEGQLARQKVLFITSRGADLRAGSPYASMDALTPALRAAFGFLGVAEPSFVDAQPLQFSDQAARIEALDRARTELAAMAASWANPAKSKSASTLEPDNDVMALAQE
- a CDS encoding TonB-dependent siderophore receptor yields the protein MVWSTGTARSAIALAVRGIFCAAAVGHAYAQTTRPANDTQAKGTAEEADMAPGVTLPAITVEDAENAPSVGLVGKRTTTGTKTDTPITEVPQTVNVVTAQQIEMTGATDLNQALRYIPGFSSFGSDSRTDWYAALRGFTPTLFVDGLQAPNTTTLANWRVDPYMIDSVTVLRGPTSVLYGAGDPGALVDVQTKQADGARVREIGVRVGNYARKETTVDIGDTLDADGKYAYRFVGVARDGNALTGPNADQRVALAPSFRWQPDADTSLTLTATYLQDRSDISYNFLPAQGTVLPNPNGPLSPDIYMGDPTFNNYRKKQGSLGYQFSHALNSIWTLRQNLRWMHLSLDDTSVFGVGLAPGSTTDITRDAGLFQLNYSRFDIDNSAEARFGTGPLEHTLLLGFQYNRQTTTDSVWLAQAPYLDLYHPVYTPVTTAIFSGPTSFGHTDLYTAMNTFGLYAQDQIKWNRWTLTLGGREDWVNMREDDREAGTQTKQDVSAFSGRIGLTYEGDYGLSPYVSYSTSFNPVIGVRMFGGGLPIPTRGKQIEAGLRWQPPGKNLMLNAAVYQINQTNVVTPTPTNLDPTGTSFVQTGEVRSRGIELSAVGNVTRELSIIASYIYQDVKNVKANDASLNNWPVDVPRPRQMASLWTDWTWHTGALAGFGIGAGIRYQSALAGAPDNSLTIASDTLYDAALHYRTRDWRFALNVANLFDRHYVSGCQSYAVCVFGNERTVLANATYAW